In a genomic window of Chrysemys picta bellii isolate R12L10 chromosome 1, ASM1138683v2, whole genome shotgun sequence:
- the PARP11 gene encoding protein mono-ADP-ribosyltransferase PARP11 isoform X7 produces MLQRASEEFSPKMEIPEEEMDTTDTQWGWFYLAECGKWHMFQTDSNTQCSVSSEDIERSFKMNPEGSVSFTTAKFNYKLDFSVMKQTNLTTGKQRPIKRAPFSISAFSYICENEAIPMPSHWENVNTEEPYQLIPLQKQTNEYNEVSSLFGKTMDSNRIKRIQRIQNLDLWEFFCRKKAQLKKRRGVPTINEHMLFHGTSNEFVEAICIHNFDWRINGMHAAVYGKGTYFARDASYSSRFCKDDMKHGDTFQIHGVNLQHHVFRTYKMQSMDCFCQVESDWGGEEGPDERSERPKLPKKGD; encoded by the exons ATGCTTCAAAGAGCATCAGAAGAATtctctccaaagatggagattcctgAGGAGGAGATGGATACAACTGATACCCAATGGGGCTGGTTTTACTTGGCTGAATGTGGCAAATGGCATATGTTTCAG ACTGATTCAAACACTCAGTGTTCAGTTAGCAGTGAAGACATTGAAAGGAGCTTCAAAATGAATCCAGAAGGCTCTGTTTCTTTTACTACTGCAAAATTTAACTACAAGTTAGACTTTTCAG TGATGAAACAAACCAATCTGACTACTGGAAAACAGCGTCCAATAAAGCGAGCTCCCTTTTCTATCAGTGCTTTCAG tTATATCTGTGAAAATGAGGCTATCCCAATGCCTTCACACTGGGAGAATGTAAATACAGAGGAACCGTATCAG CTTATTcctttgcaaaaacaaacaaatgaatatAATGAAGTTTCTAGTCTCTTTGGGAAAACAATGGATAGCAACCGAATTAAAAGAATTCAGAGAATTCAAAATCTAGACTTGTGGGAGTTTTTTTGCAG GAAAAAAGCTCAGCTAAAGAAGAGAAGAGGTGTCCCTACCATTAATGAACACATGTTATTTCATGGTACCAGCAATGAATTTGTAGAAGCAATATGCATTCATAACTTTGACTGGAGAATAAATGGTATGCATGCTGCTGTGTATGGAAAAG ggaCCTATTTTGCAAGAGATGCATCGTACTCCAGTCGTTTCTGCAAAGACGATATGAAGCATGGAGACACTTTTCAAATCCATGGTGTCAATCTGCAACATCATGTGTTCAGAACGTATAAA ATGCAGAGTATGGACTGTTTTTGCCAGGTAGAATCTGattggggaggagaagagggaccAGACGAAAGATCAGAAAGACCTAAACTCCCGAAGAAGGGGGACTGA
- the PARP11 gene encoding protein mono-ADP-ribosyltransferase PARP11 isoform X6 — protein sequence MFGLMEMLQRASEEFSPKMEIPEEEMDTTDTQWGWFYLAECGKWHMFQTDSNTQCSVSSEDIERSFKMNPEGSVSFTTAKFNYKLDFSVMKQTNLTTGKQRPIKRAPFSISAFSYICENEAIPMPSHWENVNTEEPYQLIPLQKQTNEYNEVSSLFGKTMDSNRIKRIQRIQNLDLWEFFCRKKAQLKKRRGVPTINEHMLFHGTSNEFVEAICIHNFDWRINGMHAAVYGKGTYFARDASYSSRFCKDDMKHGDTFQIHGVNLQHHVFRTYKMQSMDCFCQVESDWGGEEGPDERSERPKLPKKGD from the exons ATGTTTGGATTAATG GAAATGCTTCAAAGAGCATCAGAAGAATtctctccaaagatggagattcctgAGGAGGAGATGGATACAACTGATACCCAATGGGGCTGGTTTTACTTGGCTGAATGTGGCAAATGGCATATGTTTCAG ACTGATTCAAACACTCAGTGTTCAGTTAGCAGTGAAGACATTGAAAGGAGCTTCAAAATGAATCCAGAAGGCTCTGTTTCTTTTACTACTGCAAAATTTAACTACAAGTTAGACTTTTCAG TGATGAAACAAACCAATCTGACTACTGGAAAACAGCGTCCAATAAAGCGAGCTCCCTTTTCTATCAGTGCTTTCAG tTATATCTGTGAAAATGAGGCTATCCCAATGCCTTCACACTGGGAGAATGTAAATACAGAGGAACCGTATCAG CTTATTcctttgcaaaaacaaacaaatgaatatAATGAAGTTTCTAGTCTCTTTGGGAAAACAATGGATAGCAACCGAATTAAAAGAATTCAGAGAATTCAAAATCTAGACTTGTGGGAGTTTTTTTGCAG GAAAAAAGCTCAGCTAAAGAAGAGAAGAGGTGTCCCTACCATTAATGAACACATGTTATTTCATGGTACCAGCAATGAATTTGTAGAAGCAATATGCATTCATAACTTTGACTGGAGAATAAATGGTATGCATGCTGCTGTGTATGGAAAAG ggaCCTATTTTGCAAGAGATGCATCGTACTCCAGTCGTTTCTGCAAAGACGATATGAAGCATGGAGACACTTTTCAAATCCATGGTGTCAATCTGCAACATCATGTGTTCAGAACGTATAAA ATGCAGAGTATGGACTGTTTTTGCCAGGTAGAATCTGattggggaggagaagagggaccAGACGAAAGATCAGAAAGACCTAAACTCCCGAAGAAGGGGGACTGA
- the PARP11 gene encoding protein mono-ADP-ribosyltransferase PARP11 isoform X5 — protein MWGAADAEMLQRASEEFSPKMEIPEEEMDTTDTQWGWFYLAECGKWHMFQTDSNTQCSVSSEDIERSFKMNPEGSVSFTTAKFNYKLDFSVMKQTNLTTGKQRPIKRAPFSISAFSYICENEAIPMPSHWENVNTEEPYQLIPLQKQTNEYNEVSSLFGKTMDSNRIKRIQRIQNLDLWEFFCRKKAQLKKRRGVPTINEHMLFHGTSNEFVEAICIHNFDWRINGMHAAVYGKGTYFARDASYSSRFCKDDMKHGDTFQIHGVNLQHHVFRTYKMQSMDCFCQVESDWGGEEGPDERSERPKLPKKGD, from the exons GAAATGCTTCAAAGAGCATCAGAAGAATtctctccaaagatggagattcctgAGGAGGAGATGGATACAACTGATACCCAATGGGGCTGGTTTTACTTGGCTGAATGTGGCAAATGGCATATGTTTCAG ACTGATTCAAACACTCAGTGTTCAGTTAGCAGTGAAGACATTGAAAGGAGCTTCAAAATGAATCCAGAAGGCTCTGTTTCTTTTACTACTGCAAAATTTAACTACAAGTTAGACTTTTCAG TGATGAAACAAACCAATCTGACTACTGGAAAACAGCGTCCAATAAAGCGAGCTCCCTTTTCTATCAGTGCTTTCAG tTATATCTGTGAAAATGAGGCTATCCCAATGCCTTCACACTGGGAGAATGTAAATACAGAGGAACCGTATCAG CTTATTcctttgcaaaaacaaacaaatgaatatAATGAAGTTTCTAGTCTCTTTGGGAAAACAATGGATAGCAACCGAATTAAAAGAATTCAGAGAATTCAAAATCTAGACTTGTGGGAGTTTTTTTGCAG GAAAAAAGCTCAGCTAAAGAAGAGAAGAGGTGTCCCTACCATTAATGAACACATGTTATTTCATGGTACCAGCAATGAATTTGTAGAAGCAATATGCATTCATAACTTTGACTGGAGAATAAATGGTATGCATGCTGCTGTGTATGGAAAAG ggaCCTATTTTGCAAGAGATGCATCGTACTCCAGTCGTTTCTGCAAAGACGATATGAAGCATGGAGACACTTTTCAAATCCATGGTGTCAATCTGCAACATCATGTGTTCAGAACGTATAAA ATGCAGAGTATGGACTGTTTTTGCCAGGTAGAATCTGattggggaggagaagagggaccAGACGAAAGATCAGAAAGACCTAAACTCCCGAAGAAGGGGGACTGA
- the PARP11 gene encoding protein mono-ADP-ribosyltransferase PARP11 isoform X2 has translation MWGAADAEMLQRASEEFSPKMEIPEEEMDTTDTQWGWFYLAECGKWHMFQTDSNTQCSVSSEDIERSFKMNPEGSVSFTTAKFNYKLDFSVMKQTNLTTGKQRPIKRAPFSISAFSYICENEAIPMPSHWENVNTEEPYQLIPLQKQTNEYNEVSSLFGKTMDSNRIKRIQRIQNLDLWEFFCRKKAQLKKRRGVPTINEHMLFHGTSNEFVEAICIHNFDWRINGMHAAVYGKGTYFARDASYSSRFCKDDMKHGDTFQIHGVNLQHHVFRTYKVMFLARVLTGDYVIGDSKYMRPPSKDGSFVNLFDSCVDSTWNPKIFVIFDTNQIYPEYLIEFC, from the exons GAAATGCTTCAAAGAGCATCAGAAGAATtctctccaaagatggagattcctgAGGAGGAGATGGATACAACTGATACCCAATGGGGCTGGTTTTACTTGGCTGAATGTGGCAAATGGCATATGTTTCAG ACTGATTCAAACACTCAGTGTTCAGTTAGCAGTGAAGACATTGAAAGGAGCTTCAAAATGAATCCAGAAGGCTCTGTTTCTTTTACTACTGCAAAATTTAACTACAAGTTAGACTTTTCAG TGATGAAACAAACCAATCTGACTACTGGAAAACAGCGTCCAATAAAGCGAGCTCCCTTTTCTATCAGTGCTTTCAG tTATATCTGTGAAAATGAGGCTATCCCAATGCCTTCACACTGGGAGAATGTAAATACAGAGGAACCGTATCAG CTTATTcctttgcaaaaacaaacaaatgaatatAATGAAGTTTCTAGTCTCTTTGGGAAAACAATGGATAGCAACCGAATTAAAAGAATTCAGAGAATTCAAAATCTAGACTTGTGGGAGTTTTTTTGCAG GAAAAAAGCTCAGCTAAAGAAGAGAAGAGGTGTCCCTACCATTAATGAACACATGTTATTTCATGGTACCAGCAATGAATTTGTAGAAGCAATATGCATTCATAACTTTGACTGGAGAATAAATGGTATGCATGCTGCTGTGTATGGAAAAG ggaCCTATTTTGCAAGAGATGCATCGTACTCCAGTCGTTTCTGCAAAGACGATATGAAGCATGGAGACACTTTTCAAATCCATGGTGTCAATCTGCAACATCATGTGTTCAGAACGTATAAAGTTATGTTTCTTGCTCGTGTTTTAACTGGAGACTATGTCATCGGAGATTCCAAATACATGAGACCTCCTTCAAAAGATGGGAGCTTTGTGAACTTATTCGACAGCTGCGTGGATAGTACTTGGAATCCAAAGATCTTTGTTATCTTTGATACCAACCAAATCTACCCTGAATATTTAATAGAGTTCTGTTAA
- the PARP11 gene encoding protein mono-ADP-ribosyltransferase PARP11 isoform X3 has translation MFGLMEMLQRASEEFSPKMEIPEEEMDTTDTQWGWFYLAECGKWHMFQTDSNTQCSVSSEDIERSFKMNPEGSVSFTTAKFNYKLDFSVMKQTNLTTGKQRPIKRAPFSISAFSYICENEAIPMPSHWENVNTEEPYQLIPLQKQTNEYNEVSSLFGKTMDSNRIKRIQRIQNLDLWEFFCRKKAQLKKRRGVPTINEHMLFHGTSNEFVEAICIHNFDWRINGMHAAVYGKGTYFARDASYSSRFCKDDMKHGDTFQIHGVNLQHHVFRTYKVMFLARVLTGDYVIGDSKYMRPPSKDGSFVNLFDSCVDSTWNPKIFVIFDTNQIYPEYLIEFC, from the exons ATGTTTGGATTAATG GAAATGCTTCAAAGAGCATCAGAAGAATtctctccaaagatggagattcctgAGGAGGAGATGGATACAACTGATACCCAATGGGGCTGGTTTTACTTGGCTGAATGTGGCAAATGGCATATGTTTCAG ACTGATTCAAACACTCAGTGTTCAGTTAGCAGTGAAGACATTGAAAGGAGCTTCAAAATGAATCCAGAAGGCTCTGTTTCTTTTACTACTGCAAAATTTAACTACAAGTTAGACTTTTCAG TGATGAAACAAACCAATCTGACTACTGGAAAACAGCGTCCAATAAAGCGAGCTCCCTTTTCTATCAGTGCTTTCAG tTATATCTGTGAAAATGAGGCTATCCCAATGCCTTCACACTGGGAGAATGTAAATACAGAGGAACCGTATCAG CTTATTcctttgcaaaaacaaacaaatgaatatAATGAAGTTTCTAGTCTCTTTGGGAAAACAATGGATAGCAACCGAATTAAAAGAATTCAGAGAATTCAAAATCTAGACTTGTGGGAGTTTTTTTGCAG GAAAAAAGCTCAGCTAAAGAAGAGAAGAGGTGTCCCTACCATTAATGAACACATGTTATTTCATGGTACCAGCAATGAATTTGTAGAAGCAATATGCATTCATAACTTTGACTGGAGAATAAATGGTATGCATGCTGCTGTGTATGGAAAAG ggaCCTATTTTGCAAGAGATGCATCGTACTCCAGTCGTTTCTGCAAAGACGATATGAAGCATGGAGACACTTTTCAAATCCATGGTGTCAATCTGCAACATCATGTGTTCAGAACGTATAAAGTTATGTTTCTTGCTCGTGTTTTAACTGGAGACTATGTCATCGGAGATTCCAAATACATGAGACCTCCTTCAAAAGATGGGAGCTTTGTGAACTTATTCGACAGCTGCGTGGATAGTACTTGGAATCCAAAGATCTTTGTTATCTTTGATACCAACCAAATCTACCCTGAATATTTAATAGAGTTCTGTTAA
- the PARP11 gene encoding protein mono-ADP-ribosyltransferase PARP11 isoform X1, with product MDFHRRYFLWLFQEMLQRASEEFSPKMEIPEEEMDTTDTQWGWFYLAECGKWHMFQTDSNTQCSVSSEDIERSFKMNPEGSVSFTTAKFNYKLDFSVMKQTNLTTGKQRPIKRAPFSISAFSYICENEAIPMPSHWENVNTEEPYQLIPLQKQTNEYNEVSSLFGKTMDSNRIKRIQRIQNLDLWEFFCRKKAQLKKRRGVPTINEHMLFHGTSNEFVEAICIHNFDWRINGMHAAVYGKGTYFARDASYSSRFCKDDMKHGDTFQIHGVNLQHHVFRTYKVMFLARVLTGDYVIGDSKYMRPPSKDGSFVNLFDSCVDSTWNPKIFVIFDTNQIYPEYLIEFC from the exons ATGGATTTTCACAGAAGATATTTTTTGTGGCTATTTCAGGAAATGCTTCAAAGAGCATCAGAAGAATtctctccaaagatggagattcctgAGGAGGAGATGGATACAACTGATACCCAATGGGGCTGGTTTTACTTGGCTGAATGTGGCAAATGGCATATGTTTCAG ACTGATTCAAACACTCAGTGTTCAGTTAGCAGTGAAGACATTGAAAGGAGCTTCAAAATGAATCCAGAAGGCTCTGTTTCTTTTACTACTGCAAAATTTAACTACAAGTTAGACTTTTCAG TGATGAAACAAACCAATCTGACTACTGGAAAACAGCGTCCAATAAAGCGAGCTCCCTTTTCTATCAGTGCTTTCAG tTATATCTGTGAAAATGAGGCTATCCCAATGCCTTCACACTGGGAGAATGTAAATACAGAGGAACCGTATCAG CTTATTcctttgcaaaaacaaacaaatgaatatAATGAAGTTTCTAGTCTCTTTGGGAAAACAATGGATAGCAACCGAATTAAAAGAATTCAGAGAATTCAAAATCTAGACTTGTGGGAGTTTTTTTGCAG GAAAAAAGCTCAGCTAAAGAAGAGAAGAGGTGTCCCTACCATTAATGAACACATGTTATTTCATGGTACCAGCAATGAATTTGTAGAAGCAATATGCATTCATAACTTTGACTGGAGAATAAATGGTATGCATGCTGCTGTGTATGGAAAAG ggaCCTATTTTGCAAGAGATGCATCGTACTCCAGTCGTTTCTGCAAAGACGATATGAAGCATGGAGACACTTTTCAAATCCATGGTGTCAATCTGCAACATCATGTGTTCAGAACGTATAAAGTTATGTTTCTTGCTCGTGTTTTAACTGGAGACTATGTCATCGGAGATTCCAAATACATGAGACCTCCTTCAAAAGATGGGAGCTTTGTGAACTTATTCGACAGCTGCGTGGATAGTACTTGGAATCCAAAGATCTTTGTTATCTTTGATACCAACCAAATCTACCCTGAATATTTAATAGAGTTCTGTTAA
- the PARP11 gene encoding protein mono-ADP-ribosyltransferase PARP11 isoform X4, whose amino-acid sequence MLQRASEEFSPKMEIPEEEMDTTDTQWGWFYLAECGKWHMFQTDSNTQCSVSSEDIERSFKMNPEGSVSFTTAKFNYKLDFSVMKQTNLTTGKQRPIKRAPFSISAFSYICENEAIPMPSHWENVNTEEPYQLIPLQKQTNEYNEVSSLFGKTMDSNRIKRIQRIQNLDLWEFFCRKKAQLKKRRGVPTINEHMLFHGTSNEFVEAICIHNFDWRINGMHAAVYGKGTYFARDASYSSRFCKDDMKHGDTFQIHGVNLQHHVFRTYKVMFLARVLTGDYVIGDSKYMRPPSKDGSFVNLFDSCVDSTWNPKIFVIFDTNQIYPEYLIEFC is encoded by the exons ATGCTTCAAAGAGCATCAGAAGAATtctctccaaagatggagattcctgAGGAGGAGATGGATACAACTGATACCCAATGGGGCTGGTTTTACTTGGCTGAATGTGGCAAATGGCATATGTTTCAG ACTGATTCAAACACTCAGTGTTCAGTTAGCAGTGAAGACATTGAAAGGAGCTTCAAAATGAATCCAGAAGGCTCTGTTTCTTTTACTACTGCAAAATTTAACTACAAGTTAGACTTTTCAG TGATGAAACAAACCAATCTGACTACTGGAAAACAGCGTCCAATAAAGCGAGCTCCCTTTTCTATCAGTGCTTTCAG tTATATCTGTGAAAATGAGGCTATCCCAATGCCTTCACACTGGGAGAATGTAAATACAGAGGAACCGTATCAG CTTATTcctttgcaaaaacaaacaaatgaatatAATGAAGTTTCTAGTCTCTTTGGGAAAACAATGGATAGCAACCGAATTAAAAGAATTCAGAGAATTCAAAATCTAGACTTGTGGGAGTTTTTTTGCAG GAAAAAAGCTCAGCTAAAGAAGAGAAGAGGTGTCCCTACCATTAATGAACACATGTTATTTCATGGTACCAGCAATGAATTTGTAGAAGCAATATGCATTCATAACTTTGACTGGAGAATAAATGGTATGCATGCTGCTGTGTATGGAAAAG ggaCCTATTTTGCAAGAGATGCATCGTACTCCAGTCGTTTCTGCAAAGACGATATGAAGCATGGAGACACTTTTCAAATCCATGGTGTCAATCTGCAACATCATGTGTTCAGAACGTATAAAGTTATGTTTCTTGCTCGTGTTTTAACTGGAGACTATGTCATCGGAGATTCCAAATACATGAGACCTCCTTCAAAAGATGGGAGCTTTGTGAACTTATTCGACAGCTGCGTGGATAGTACTTGGAATCCAAAGATCTTTGTTATCTTTGATACCAACCAAATCTACCCTGAATATTTAATAGAGTTCTGTTAA